The segment TGCTGTGGATATGAGGAAGGAAAGCTCTTTGTGGTCGTTAATGTGCATTTTGAGAAATGCCGCTGCGGTGATCAGCTCGGATAGCGGGCCTGCCCATCTGGCAGCCGCTTATGGTGTGCCGACGCTGGTGTTATTTGGCCCGACGGATCCTTCGCGAACTGCTCCTGTGGGGCGAAAAGTGGAGTTGTTTAAAGCGGAGGGGGTGTCGTGTTCTCCTTGTCTGCGCCGCAAGTGTCGGAATGAAGAACCGCTTTTGTGCATGACGTCGATTACGCCTGATCGACTAATTGTGCGGCTGCGGGAGGTTATTCGATCTTGGGCTTATTGAGAGCTTGGCCAGTCTTTTACGCGGATGCGATAGAATCCGCGCGGTCCGCTGGGTGGAGCAGGATCTGTGAGCGTGGAGCTTGACCACGGCAGTGGCTCGGCTTGAGGGGTCTCAGCAATAGTCGTCCAGGAGCCTGGGGTGAGATCAAGCGAGCGCTGTAGTTCATAGACAAATCCAGCTAAAGTCGGAAAGGTAAGACTGGCTGTGGATCCGAGTTGGAATTGGCTTACAGCAAAGGGATGATGTTTTTGTGCTAGGTAGTTTGGCTCATCCCACAGGTTGAAGAGGTAGGGAAGCGCAGCGGGCATTTGGGCTGCCCAAGTGGCTTCGTTGTGGCCAGCCCCGCAGCCGATCGCCATTTTGAGGTCTTCGTTTACGACGAACCCCTTTGCGAGGAAGCGTGCGTGCATGGCCCAGGCGGGATTCCACATGCTGGAGTCGCTTTCATTGGTGCCCCATGCGGTGTAAATTCTGCGAATGCCGGCGGGTCGCGGATTGTTATTGACGTAATTTACAAAGTTTGGGGCAGCCCAGTAGGATGGCGATAGAGGGCCGAGGAGGGAGAAGGTGGCGGAGTGGTGCCATCCGATGTAGGTGGTGATGAGGCCACCGAGCGATGAACCCATGAGCCCGGTGTGGCGGTTGTCGGGGAGTGTGCGGTAGGTGGCGTCGATGTAGGGTTTGACGTTTTGGATGAGGTATTGGGCGTAGGCGGCTCCTTTGCCTGCGGGGTTGCCGCTTATGGTGTCGCCCGTGGGGACGTATTCGGACATGCGATCGGATGTGTTGTTGATTGCGACGATGATGGTCTCGCGCATGCGGCCTTGCCGCATTAGGCGGCCGGCTGTTATGTCTACGTCCCAAGAGCCGAAAACGCCGCCTGGGTGAAAGACGTTTTGTCCGTCGTGTAAATAGAGGACGGGGTAGCGACGCCAGGTGTTTTCATTGTAGCCGCGAGGAAGGAGGACACGGATTGCGCGACTGAGGATGTTGGGGATCGTGGAGGTGATGGTGATTGTGCCGCTGATGCTTTGCGGGGAGACGGAGGGTGGGGGGAAATAGTTAAAGACT is part of the Candidatus Methylacidiphilales bacterium genome and harbors:
- a CDS encoding alpha/beta hydrolase-fold protein, translated to MSSLYPKLAAILVILHLANLPFTAFPKSVQKQTLTFSHTVDVGLGNFLYVLGNHPDLGANDPVRAIRLRWTPGNIWTGQIAVEAGANIQYKFISRSGSSSTHCQNSNASDITPLQTLNVPSIPPPHYKGKIIFYHSGFDPAYILYSSNGGPWQNAQLQKIGPGRSPGEFLHRIDGIGEEGAPIQFVFHNGQGVFDKPPTGEGVGAGGDYYTELDAFFVQDGQVFNYFPPPSVSPQSISGTITITSTIPNILSRAIRVLLPRGYNENTWRRYPVLYLHDGQNVFHPGGVFGSWDVDITAGRLMRQGRMRETIIVAINNTSDRMSEYVPTGDTISGNPAGKGAAYAQYLIQNVKPYIDATYRTLPDNRHTGLMGSSLGGLITTYIGWHHSATFSLLGPLSPSYWAAPNFVNYVNNNPRPAGIRRIYTAWGTNESDSSMWNPAWAMHARFLAKGFVVNEDLKMAIGCGAGHNEATWAAQMPAALPYLFNLWDEPNYLAQKHHPFAVSQFQLGSTASLTFPTLAGFVYELQRSLDLTPGSWTTIAETPQAEPLPWSSSTLTDPAPPSGPRGFYRIRVKDWPSSQ